A genomic window from Ascaphus truei isolate aAscTru1 chromosome 1, aAscTru1.hap1, whole genome shotgun sequence includes:
- the LOC142496740 gene encoding uncharacterized protein LOC142496740: protein MFSQFLKKDLPYSARDSVTLVTEREGKKYTKKCKLLFKLLDLPPTGRLQPKLLRTNMQMCKGKLKDEGMWENAEKFLSVAIDLQKEGYEEIECGERNKKCYCYVRPENVTPGSVVAEKDQMLQGNPPPYPQTTGRPSPSAPVPVPYWVCSGCQCQNPKTWENCYYCGAARPSMSPDIKTGEALVCPLVTPTGQYYNPKAKPADPVKMYPSIPQDCLVQMDNGAPAEEDATSAGTPAYQAPPYSDSFVTYDEPESLFERIFSGPTRQIIVKVMQADITSLSVGAIVNPANGRLQHNGGLAKLICEKGGEAIQRDSNTYIQKHGEVSVGGIAATGPGDLPCNLIIHAAGPVYRDYAPERAKQLLQTVVRTSLIYASGLNRAAMPRRTIAFPPISGGLFGYPIKECVKHIVQAVLSTIRESPLNLESILLVANDSVRPLLFQAACATSDTVRSFPIVKAEHGNAPPVPQPWSEDVPEGAVRYIKFTPQQSSTLLQQLPDPEDKPMPFYRMLRQIQQNYSATWADLKSLTMLKAGDSFWPLVEKSLNDSRIVDVTDYKSGEDFLEQIQLWAQDRLTEQTQSLKDVTQEATESVEKYHTRLLQMFRDMGFSTSNKLQANLLAAAFMDGLTPKLRAAVQEGCPWMTSLGYTEALTIAKAFQKKQSSVKKTAVAIPEEKEDDRIGVLYTASSQVPMRPPRQLYPPAPQYQEYQGNQGYQEYQDNYTATPPYQGNQGYQNGRAADQQRPRGPCYHCGRIGHIKRNCRDYLRGIPPVQPLQAQQPPSWRSQPPSNWPQPQQPLQPQQAQIQQRLPSPRPYPHDTYPPPQDPPPQ, encoded by the coding sequence atgttCTCGCAGTTTTTAAAGAAGGATTTGCCTTACAGTGCCCGGGATTCCGTAACTCTTGTGACAGAGCGGGAGGGAAAGAAGTATACcaagaaatgtaaattgttgttCAAACTGTTAGATTTACCCCCTACGGGAAGATTGCAACCGAAGTTGTTAAGAACGAATATGCAAATGTGTAAGGGGAAACTGAAGGATGAAGGCATGTGGGAAAATGCAGAGAAATTTCTGAGTGTTGCTATAGATCTTCAGAAAGAGGGTTATGAAGAaatagagtgtggagagagaaatAAGAAATGTTATTGTTATGTGAGACCAGAAAATGTGACCCCTGGTTCAGTAGTGGCAGAAAAAGACCAAATGTTACAGGGAAATCCACCCCCATACCCGCAGACGACCGGTAGACCCTCTCCCTCAGCCCCTGTACCGGTCCCTTATTGGGTATGTTCTGGTTGCCAGTGTCAAAATCCCAAAACATGGGAAAATTGTTATTATTGTGGGGCCGCCCGACCGTCCATGTCCCCCGATATTAAAACTGGTGAGGCTCTTGTGTGCCCCTTAGTCACGCCCACTGGCCAGTATTATAATCCCAAAGCCAAACCAGCCGACCCTGTTAAAATGTATCCCAGTATACCGCAAGATTGTCTGGTTCAGATGGATAATGGGGCTCCTGCTGAGGAAGATGCAACCTCCGCCGGGACCCCAGCTTATCAGGCACCACCATATTCTGACTCTTTTGTTACCTATGATGAACCCGAATCACTGTTTGAACGTATATTTAGCGGCCCAACCCGTCAAATTATTGTAAAAGTGATGCAGGCAGACATTACTAGCTTGTCGGTTGGCGCGATAGTTAATCCAGCAAATGGGAGGCTCCAACATAATGGGGGCCTTGCTAAATTAATTTGTGAAAAAGGGGGTGAGGCCATACAGCGTGACTCTAATACTTATATTCAGAAACATGGAGAGGTATCAGTGGGGGGTATAGCTGCCACCGGGCCCGGAGATTTACCCTGTAATTTAATCATCCATGCAGCAGGGCCAGTGTATAGGGACTATGCTCCAGAGAGAGCCAAACAGCTCCTCCAAACCGTTGTCCGGACATCCCTGATCTATGCTTCCGGCCTCAATAGGGCGGCCATGCCCAGACGCACTATAGCGTTCCCTCCCATTTCTGGTGGTCTTTTCGGGTATCCCATAAAAGAATGTGTCAAACATATAGTCCAAGCGGTACTCAGTACGATCAGAGAATCACCCCTCAATCTTGAAAGTATTCTGCTTGTTGCCAATGACTCTGTCAGGCCACTGCTTTTTCAAGCCGCCTGTGCTACCTCAGACACGGTCCGCTCTTTTCCTATTGTAAAAGCAGAACACGGAAATGCTCCTCCCGTCCCCCAACCGTGGAGTGAAGACGTTCCGGAAGGAGCAGTTAGGTACATCAAATTCACGCCCCAACAAAGCTCCACCCTCTTACAGCAACTCCCCGATCCGGAAGACAAGCCCATGCCCTTTTATAGAATGTTACGTCAGATTCAGCAGAACTACTCCGCAACATGGGCTGATTTAAAATCTCTCACCATGTTAAAAGCGGGAGACTCATTTTGGCCCCTTGTTGAGAAATCCCTTAATGATTCTAGGATAGTTGACGTCACAGACTATAAATCTGGAGAAGACTTCCTAGAACAAATACAACTATGGGCCCAGGATAGACTCACAGAGCAGACTCAATCACTAAAGGATGTCACCCAAGAAGCTACTGAATCAGTTGAGAAATATCATACTAGACTACTCCAAATGTTTAGAGATATGGGATTCTCCACCAGCAATAAATTACAAGCCAATctgctagcagcagcatttatggATGGACTTACTCCCAAGCTACGGGCTGCGGTCCAAGAAGGGTGTCCCTGGATGACCTCATTAGGGTACACAGAAGCCCTCACAATAGCCAAAGCTTTTCAGAAGAAACAGTCCTCTGTGAAGAAGACGGCGGTAGCTATCCCTGAAGAAAAGGAGGATGATCGAATTGGTGTTTTGTATACCGCCTCATCTCAAGTACCAATGCGGCCACCACGCCAATTATACCCACCAGCCCCTCAGTACCAGGAGTATCAAGGGAACCAAGGGTACCAGGAGTACCAGGATAATTATACAGCAACACCTCCGTACCAGGGAAACCAGGGATATCAGAATGGTCGTGCAGCAGATCAACAAAGGCCTAGAGGACCATGCTACCACTGTGGCCGTATCGGACATATCAAGAGGAACTGTAGAGATTATTTGAGAGGAATCCCACCCGTACAACCAttacaggcccagcagccaccttCCTGGCGTAGTCAGCCACCTTCCAACTGGCCACAGCCCCAACAGCCGTTACAGCCCCAGCAAGCACAGATCCAACAAAGACTGCCGTCTCCAAGACCATATCCTCATGATACTTACCCTCCTCCACAAGATCCACCACCACAATGA